TCTTTTATTGATGCGTCCGGAAGCCCTACGATAGTAAACCCCGGCAATCCATTTGCTATGTCCGACTCTACTTCTACCAAAGCGCCTTCTAATCCGATGATTGCAGATGTTAAAATCTTGGACATAAAAATGTTTATAAATATTTAATATATAACTATTTTATAAACCTCAAAAAATAAAGTCAAGTGTTTGTTTTGTAATTATACTTTAACTATAATCAAACACCTCCGATTAGCCGGAGGTGTTTGAAATTGTATGAAAATATTAAATATCTGATACTAACTTTTACACTCTTTATTACTGCATTTTTCTTTTCCTTTTCCATCAACAACTATAAGCGAATCACACTCCGGACATTTTTTTCCTGTTGGTTTTGACCAAAGAGCAAAATTACATTTTGGATAACTGGAACATCCGAAAAAAATTCTTCCGCGTTTTGTTCTTCTGGCAACAACGTGTCCGGTTTTACAGCTGGGGCAAGAAACGCCAGTATCGTCGTTTATCGGTTTCATGTTTTTACATTTTGGATAACCCGAGCATCCTAAAAATTTTCCATATTTCCCTTCTTTGATAAGCATTTTCGATCCGCATTTATCACAAAATTCATCAGACTCCTTAACCTCTTCTTCACCTTTTTTACCACCCAACGGCTTTGTAAACTTACATTCTGGAAATGCACTACATGCTAAAAATTTTCCATATCGCGACATCCTAACAATCATCGGAGCACCGCAAACTTCACAAACTTCTTTTGTTTCTCCTTTCAAAACATCAGATTTTTTCACTTCTTTATATTTTTCTATTAAATTTTTCTTAAATGGTTCATAAAATTCTCTAATAACAGGTTCCCATTCTTTTTTCCCTTCGGCAATATCATCGAGGGCATCTTCAAGATGAGCCGTAAATTCATATTCTACTATTTCTGGAAAGTTTTCTACCAAAAGATCATTAACTAGGAGGGCAATTTCTTTTGGCTGAAATTTTTTGTTTTCATCACGAGAAACATATCCACGTTCAACAATTGTAGATATAATCGGCGCATATGTAGAAGGACGCCCAATACCGTGTTCTTCCAATGCTTTGACCAATGTAGCGTCGCTATATCTCGCAGGCGGTTCTGTAAAATGTTGTTTTGACTCCAATGCTTTCAGTTTTAGTTTATCTTTTTCATTTAATTTTGGCAAGATTACGTCTTTGTTATCAGCCCCTGATATTTTCATGAAACCATCGAAAAGCATAATATTACCATTAGCTTTGAACCGATAATCTCCTGCTGAAATTTCTGCTGTTGTTTGTAAAAAACGAGCCGGTTTTGCTTGGCTAGCTACCGCCCTTTTCCAAATTAAATCATACAAACGCAATTGGTTTCTATTTAAATGCTCTTTTACATCTCCCGGAACTCTTGCTATTGACGTTGGGCGGATTGCTTCATGGGCTTCTTGCGCGCTTCTTGTTTTTGTTTTAAATTTTCTAGATAAACTTTCGGCATATTCCACACCAAGTGTTTTGCTTATCCAATTCTTAACTTCGCCGGTAAATTTTTCTGACAAATTGCACGAATCAGTACGCATATAAGTAATGAGACCAATATGTCCGCTACTCGCCAAATTAATACCTTCATATAATTCTTGCGCTAACTTCATTGTTTGTTTGGCGCTAAATCCAAGGTGTTTATTAGCTTCCTGTTGCAAAGAAGATGTTGTAAATGGTGCTTGTGGCTGACGTTTTGCTTCTTTTTCTTTCAAATCCTCTATTACATATGAAGCGTCCTTTAACTCGTCTATTATTTTTTTTATTTGTTTTTCGTTTTTTATATCAAGCTTATCCAATGTCTTATCGCCTGTTTTATATAGTTTTGCGGTAAACTCTTTTTTGTCTTTTAATAGAACCGCATCCAAACTCCAATACTCGTCCAGTTTAAAGTCTTGCACTTCTCTTTCACGCTCTACCACAAGACGAAGGGCCACCGATTGAACGCGTCCCGCAGAAAGTCCTTTGGCAACTTTTTTCCATAAAAAAGGAGATAACTCATACCCTACTAAACGATCCAAAATTCTACGTGCTTGTTGAGCATCTACTAAATCCATATCAAGGTGCCTTGGATTTTCTATCGCTTCAGCTAAAGCTTCGTCAGTAATTTCATGAAAAGCAATTCTTTTTGCGTCTTCGGGTTTGATGTTTAAAATATGACAAAGGTGCCACGAAATAGCTTCGCCCTCTCTGTCTTCGTCAGTTCCAAAATATACCTCGTCAGCGCTTTCTCCTTCTTTTACCAGTTCATTCACTTTTTTTGTTTTTTCTCTTGGAATAATATAGTGAGGCTTAAAATTATGTTCTATATCAATCCCCATCTCGCTTTTAGGTAAATCGCGTATATGCCCAAAAGAAGAGACTACTTTATATTTTCCCTTCAAAATACTGCTAATTGTTTTTGCCTTTGTGGGTGACTCAACGATAAGTAATTTCATAAATTATTTTGATTTTCTATTTTTAATTATCTTTTGCTCTGGATACCACTCTTTCCTAAGCTCTCCTGCCAAAAAAAGCGAACCCGTAATAATTAGCAAATCATCTTTTTTAAGCTTCTTTGATACTAAGACTAAAGCATCCTTTGCATAATGATTATAATATAACTTAAAATTGTTTTGTTTTGCAAGTTTTGACTTCCAGTCGTTATATCCAAACGCTTTTCTAAAAGGATTTGAAAATCTGGTAAAATAAATGGCATCAAAATATTTTATTATCTCCAAAAAAGATTTTTTTATTTTTTTATTTTTTGCCATTCCCAAAATTAAATATTTTTTTCCTTTCTTTTTGGAGTAGGTTTTTAAAAATTCTATCATTGCATTAAGTTTATCTTCGTTGTGCGCGCCATCTATAATTATAAGTGGTGTTTTCTGGACTACCTCCATTCTCGCCGGCATAAAAGCAGTCTTTAATCCTTTACTTATTTGATTTTTATCAATTTTGAAATATTTTGCGCACTCTATTGCGAGAATAGCATTTCTTGCTTGGTGCGCCCCTGGCATATTCAATTTATATTGTTCATCTTTATATTGAAACGTTGTGCCATCTAAGTTTGTTTCAATATTTTTTAATAATTTATAGTCAACGATTTGCAATTTTGATTTTTTTGCTTCTTGCTTAAAAATCTTAATCCATCTTGCATCTTTTTCACCCGTAAGAATTGGAACACCGGGTTTTATTATCCCTGCTTTTTCTCTGGCTATTTCTTTTAATGAGCTAAAAATATCCAGATGGTCTCTTCCTATATTCGTGATTATAGTGAAAACGGGTTTTTTTATAACGTTAGAGGTGTCAGCTCTTCCTCCAAGTCCAGTTTCAATTATAACGGTTTTACATTTTTTTATATAAAAATAATAGATCGCTATACAAAAAGACAGCTCGTAAAAATTTAGCGCGTCTTCTTTTGTTTTTAATACAAATTGATCAAGTTTTTTTATAAAAAAATTAAGCAGATCTATAAGCTCTTTTTCCCCAATGTATCTTCCATCAATCTTTATTCTTTCAATAAAAGCGGATACGTGAGGAGATGTATAGCTTCCTGTTTTTTTTTCACTACTTGAAAAAATATTATGAAGCATCTCCGTAAGTGAGCCTTTTCCACTGGTACCTGCAATATGTATTATGTTGAGCTTGTCTTGAGGGTTGCCTAAAAAATCTAAAAAATTTGAAATTTTATTTAACCGCTTTCTTGCCATTGCCGGTGTTCGTTTTGTCTGCATCGCAGAAGCGTTATTTAATGAATGTAAAAAAATAAGCGCCTCTTCATATGTTTTTATACTCTGCATAACTATATCTTTATATACTTTTTTCCTTCTATTACTTTTATTGCTTCTAAAAGTTCCAAATCAATAAGCTCTCCCATTAAATCAGTTAAACCAATTCTTGTCAAGCCAGCTATTTCATCTACTGTTTTTGGACCATTTATTAAAACTTCCAAGATATTCTTCTGCCAATCATTCGTTGGTTTAAACTCTGTTTTTTGGATATTACTCTCTACTCCATAAAACTCTAATATATCTTTTGCGTCCGTTACTAAGTGCGCCCCGCATTTAATAAGATAATTTACGCCTTCAGAGTTGGGCTCAAAAATTCCATTTGGAATAGCAAAGATATCCGCTCCAAAATCAACCCCCAGCTTGGCGGTAATAAGAGTTCCTGATTTTTTTCCGCCTTCAATAATTAAAATCCCGTCCGAAAGTCCGGCAATAATTCTATTTCTCATTGGAAAATGAAATTTTTGAGGATCAGCATTTGGAGGATATTCAGAAATGATTGCGCCTCCGCAAAAAATAATTTTTTCTGCCAAGCCAACGTTTGCGCTCGGATAAATTTTTTGTAACCCAGAACCCAAAATGGCTACGGTTTTTTCGTTATTATCTACCGTAATTTGATGTGAAAAACCGTCGACACCATATGCTAGCCCACTTATTATCGTGAAGTCTCTGCATAAGTCTTTTACAATTCGACTCACTGCTCGCTGACCATAAGAACTCATTTTTCTAGAACCCACTACGGCTAAGCATTTTTTATTAAAACAGGAGATATCCCCCTTATAAAAAAATATTGGAGGCGCGTCATAAATATTTTTTAATTTTTCCGGATAATTATTATCTAAAATAGTTACCACGTTGATGTCTTCTGGAAATTTTAATTTTAAAATTTCTTCGCTTCTTGATTTTATAAATTCATCGAACGCTTTGCCTTGTATTCCTAATTTAAAAAAAGCGTCTTTCGGCGCCTCCAGTGTGTCTTCTATTTTTTGAAATCCTTCTAATATTTTTCGAAGTTCTGTTGGTTTTGAATAGAAGTATTTATTTAACAATAACAAAATCTCTCGCATAAATTTTCTTTTTTTATAATTACTTTACAACAACAACCATTTCTTTTTCCTTGATGTCGGTTCCATTTTTAATAATTGCCTTAACCGTGTATGTACCTGAAGATGTTCCGCTTCCGTCCCAAGGAATAGAGGTGTATCCATTTGGATATTGCTTTTCTCCTATTTTATAATAATCCATATTGTCACTTTTTTTATACCAAAGAGAAACATTTTCTGCCTTAGGCATATTAAATGTTATATTTATTGGAAAGCTTATAATTACAAAATTATTTTGTGGAGATATCCAGACAAATTCATTCGCCACCCCTCCTCCACTTGTAGTGTTTATATTAATTTCATGATTATTGTTATTATCAATATCGTCATAACTAACCACCTTAAGACGATGAAAGCCAGAACCTATCCCTGAAGGCAAGCTTATGTTGCCATAAAAAGGATATACGTTGGCAGTATAAAGTAAGCTATCATCAATATAATATTCAACACGAGAGACTCCTCGCGGGGCTGACGTTTTTACGCTTACTGTAAAACTTCTCCCGACCGAATCATTATTCCCTGGGGAGGTTATTGATATCTGTGGTTTATTAATTGGCACATGAACATCGTCATATCCGTTTGGCGGAAGTTCGCTTAAAAAATTATTTTTTTCTACCCACTTTTTCACAGCATCTTCCCAGGCGTTATAATATGGATCTTTTGTGGGATCGGCCGGGACAGGACCTTGTGGGTTGCTTCTATCTACATAATATAAAATATTATGAATCTCTTTGTATGTCTTCTCTACAATCGAGCTCTCAGGTGTAAAATCGGTCGCAAGCTGTCCTGAATATTTATCAATCTTTACAATGGAGCCTGGAATTTCTTCGCCGTCTAAAATAGGTTTTCCAATTATAACTGGTTTAGGTTTTACAAATTCTTTCGTTTTGTCTTTTACTGCTTGTTTTATAAATTGATTCCAAATCGGAGCGGCCACAACTCCTCCGGCTGCCCCACGCTTCATTTCATTATTATTATTATTGCCCACCCAAACACCAACAGCCAAATCCGGAGTATATCCAAGTGTCCAGGCATCTTTATAATCATTCGTTGTTCCTGTTTTTACTGCGGCTGGAAAACCAACATTTAAATAATTATTTGCGCCAAAAACATATTCACGCGCAGCATTATCAGAAAGAACGTCGCTTATTTGTCTGGCAATTTCTTCATTAAGAACTTTTTTTATTTTTATTTTTTCTTCATAAATTGTTTTTCCTTTGGAGTCCAATACTTTTAGTACTGGCGTTATATCTGCACGTTCCCCATCATTAGCAAAAGCAGAAAAAGCGCTAACATGCTCTAAAAGCTTTACCTCTCCTCCGCCCAAAACAAGAGAAAGCCCAAACCTTGAACGATCTTTTAATGTTGTATACCCCAACGAGTCGGCAAGATTTAAAACTTTTTCTACACCTGCTAAATATAGCATTTTTACCGCTGGAATATTTAATGACCCGGCGAGCGCCTTTCTTGCCGAAACCGGACCATGTTCTTTTAAATCATAATTTTTTGGTGTATAACCATCTTCCTCAATAATAGTAGGGTGTGTTGTCTCAACATCAAAAAGAATTGTGTTTGGCGTATAGCCCATAGAAAATGCAGTTGCATAAACAATTGGTTTAAAAGATGAGCCCGGCTGACGTGAACGAAGAGAAACATTTACATTACCATCAATCTCTTTGTCGTAATAATCAAGAGAACCCACCATGGCCAGCACCTCGCCTGTTTTTGGGTCAAGTGCCACCAAAGAGGCATTCGTCGCATTGAAAGAGTTTATAAGGTCTTTTTTGTCCGTTATCGCCTCTTCAGCAAACTCCTGCATATCCAAATCTAATGAAGTTGTAACCCTAAGCCCGCCCTGCTCTACCATTTGTTCTCCGAGTATTTCACTTAAATACTCTTTAACATAAAATACAAAATGTGGCGCCAAAATAGAGGATGCCTTTTCTTGTAAATTAGAAAAGACGTCTTCTTTTTTTGCTGTTTCCGCCTCTTCTTTTGTTATATATCCTTCTCCAGCCATCGAATCTATCACATATTTATATCTAGCCTCAAGATCATCGCGGTGCGAACCAAAAGGATTATAGTATGTTGTTGCCTTTGGTATAGACGCGAGCATTGCTGCTTCAGCAATAGAAAGGTCTTTT
The Parcubacteria group bacterium CG10_big_fil_rev_8_21_14_0_10_36_14 DNA segment above includes these coding regions:
- a CDS encoding type I DNA topoisomerase; this translates as MKLLIVESPTKAKTISSILKGKYKVVSSFGHIRDLPKSEMGIDIEHNFKPHYIIPREKTKKVNELVKEGESADEVYFGTDEDREGEAISWHLCHILNIKPEDAKRIAFHEITDEALAEAIENPRHLDMDLVDAQQARRILDRLVGYELSPFLWKKVAKGLSAGRVQSVALRLVVEREREVQDFKLDEYWSLDAVLLKDKKEFTAKLYKTGDKTLDKLDIKNEKQIKKIIDELKDASYVIEDLKEKEAKRQPQAPFTTSSLQQEANKHLGFSAKQTMKLAQELYEGINLASSGHIGLITYMRTDSCNLSEKFTGEVKNWISKTLGVEYAESLSRKFKTKTRSAQEAHEAIRPTSIARVPGDVKEHLNRNQLRLYDLIWKRAVASQAKPARFLQTTAEISAGDYRFKANGNIMLFDGFMKISGADNKDVILPKLNEKDKLKLKALESKQHFTEPPARYSDATLVKALEEHGIGRPSTYAPIISTIVERGYVSRDENKKFQPKEIALLVNDLLVENFPEIVEYEFTAHLEDALDDIAEGKKEWEPVIREFYEPFKKNLIEKYKEVKKSDVLKGETKEVCEVCGAPMIVRMSRYGKFLACSAFPECKFTKPLGGKKGEEEVKESDEFCDKCGSKMLIKEGKYGKFLGCSGYPKCKNMKPINDDTGVSCPSCKTGHVVARRTKRGRIFFGCSSYPKCNFALWSKPTGKKCPECDSLIVVDGKGKEKCSNKECKS
- the dprA gene encoding DNA-protecting protein DprA, whose translation is MREILLLLNKYFYSKPTELRKILEGFQKIEDTLEAPKDAFFKLGIQGKAFDEFIKSRSEEILKLKFPEDINVVTILDNNYPEKLKNIYDAPPIFFYKGDISCFNKKCLAVVGSRKMSSYGQRAVSRIVKDLCRDFTIISGLAYGVDGFSHQITVDNNEKTVAILGSGLQKIYPSANVGLAEKIIFCGGAIISEYPPNADPQKFHFPMRNRIIAGLSDGILIIEGGKKSGTLITAKLGVDFGADIFAIPNGIFEPNSEGVNYLIKCGAHLVTDAKDILEFYGVESNIQKTEFKPTNDWQKNILEVLINGPKTVDEIAGLTRIGLTDLMGELIDLELLEAIKVIEGKKYIKI